The stretch of DNA ATTGGTGAATTAGAAAACATCGAAACAATCAATCATTACAAACAAGAATTAGATCATCTTCTAAAGTGGATTGATATTCCTAAAAAACTGGCTGTGATCGATGCCCATCCTGGCTATCACATTCAGAAGCTAGTAAAAGAATATCCATTTGAAGAAGTAATGGAGGTTCAACATCATCACGCGCATATGGCAGCATGTATGGAAGAGCACCAAGTTAAGGGTGAGGCGTATGGAATCATTTTAGATGGAACCGGGTTTGGTCTCGACGGAAACATTTGGGGCTTTGAGGTTCTCTATGGGGATGCTCAAAGTTTTCAACGTATGGCCCATTTACACTATACTCCCCTTCCAGGAGGTGAAAAGTGTATTCGTGAGCCTTGGAGGAATGCAACGGCCATGCTTATTTCTCTGCTTGGTGCGGAGGGGGAAACGTTGGCAAAAACTATCTTCAATGATAAAAAAGCAGAGATTGATACCTTAAAAAAGATGATTGATCGTAATATAAATACGGTTTACGCTGGCACGTGCGGTAGACTCTTTGATTCTGTTAGTGCCTTATGTGGAGTGACTAAAATATCTAGTTATGACGGGGAAGCAGCCATTCAATTAGCAGAATTAGCTGATGAAAACAACAGTTTTGAGCCTTATTTATTTGACTTCGTTGAACAGGATGTACTAACCATTGATTTTTCAAAAATGTTGAAAGAGATCGCACTGCAAATTTTAGCAGAAAGAGACGTTTCACTCATTAGTGGAAGATTTCATGAAACAGTCGTGCAGGCGACGGTAGAAGTGATGGAGAAGTTGCTTGTTACAACCTCCAATGCTAATAAACAAGTTGTCCTTTCAGGTGGCAGCTTCCATAATCGGTTCTTAAGGAAGAGATTGACTTCAGAATTGATAGAAAGAGGGTTTGCTGTATTCGTACCAGAGCAGGTTCCGTGCAATGACGGTGGTTTATCATATGGGCAATTAGCGATTGCCAAGGCAAAAAGGAGTGCTGTGCAATGTGTGTAGGTGTACCGGCTAGAGTAGTGAAGAAAATGGAATACAGTGCAGTCGTAGATGTCATGGGTTCGCAGACAACCGTTGGAACGATATTTGTTCCCGAATTGGAGCTTGGAGATTATGTCATCGTACATGCTGGTCAGGCCATGAGTATTGTTGATGAAACGTATGCAAGACAGAGTGTGGAGGAGTGGAGGAAACTTGTCAATGCTCGAAATTCTGAAACAGTCCAATAATTCGGAGGTCTGTAAGCCACTTGTGGAGGCGGTTATAGAAAAAGCTAAGGAATTTCAGCGGAAATTTGGACGCAAGCCTGCTTTCATGGAGGTATGTGGATCGCACACCATGTCTCTAGCAAGAACAGGTGTGAAGCCATGTCTAAAGGATGAGGTCAACCTTATTTCCGGACCAGGCTGTCCTGTGTGTGTCACGGACCAACGTTCCATTGATGCCATGATCGCTCTGGCAGAAGGCGAAAATCGAATCATCTGTACCTTCGGTGACATGATGAGAGTTCCTGGCTCTAATAAAACATTACTGGATTCGAAGATTGCCGGTAAGGATATTCGTGTTCTTTATTCGCCCATAGATGCGGTGAAGGTAGCCGAAGACAAGCCGGATAAACAAGTTATTTTTCTAGGAGTAGGCTTTGAAACAACGATTCCTATCCTCACATTAATGGTGGGAGAAGCGGAAAAGCGCGGAATCGAGAATTTTTCGATTTGGATGACTACTAAACTAGTTGAACCAGTTCTCCGCTACTTGCTTGATGCTGGTGAAGTTCATTTGGATGGATTTTTGCTGCCAGGACATGTTTCGATTGTATTAGGTGAAGAATCATATCAGTATTTAGTTGATGAATATCAGATTTCAGGTGTGATTACTGGTTTTGAAACGGCAGAATTGCTGTCTGGAATTTACAAAAGCATTGATTTGGCATTAAAAGGAGAAACAGCCATAATCAATAACCACCCTTCTATTGTTAGTAAAACGGGAAATCAAGTGATTCAACAGTGGATGGATCAATACTTAATCAAGTGTGACGAAGCCTGGCGGGGAATCGGGGTTATTCCTAACAGCGGGCTGGACTTAAAACCTGAATACGATAAATATAACGCGAAAAAGAGGTTTACGGTAGAGGTTGGCGAACCAAGAAAAACGAAATGTCGCTGCGGTGAAGTCATTCGTGGATTAATTACGCCAAATGAATGTCCGCTTTTTGGTAAAGCCTGTAACCCGATGAAGCCAATCGGTCCGTGTATGGTTTCTGCAGAAGGAAGTTGTGCGGCTTTTTATCAATACATGAGGGAGAGCTTTTAATGGATCAATTTATCAGCCTAGCACATGGCGACGGCGGTGAGTTAAGCCACCGTTTAATCAAGGAAGTCTTCATTGAAGCATTTGGTGATGAGAATTCAGCTTTATTTGATGCAGCCTCAATGGACATAACAATCGGCAAAATTGCTGTGACAACCGACTCGTTTGTTATTAAGCCCAT from Bacillus sp. SLBN-46 encodes:
- a CDS encoding HypC/HybG/HupF family hydrogenase formation chaperone, whose protein sequence is MCVGVPARVVKKMEYSAVVDVMGSQTTVGTIFVPELELGDYVIVHAGQAMSIVDETYARQSVEEWRKLVNARNSETVQ
- the hypD gene encoding hydrogenase formation protein HypD, which translates into the protein MLEILKQSNNSEVCKPLVEAVIEKAKEFQRKFGRKPAFMEVCGSHTMSLARTGVKPCLKDEVNLISGPGCPVCVTDQRSIDAMIALAEGENRIICTFGDMMRVPGSNKTLLDSKIAGKDIRVLYSPIDAVKVAEDKPDKQVIFLGVGFETTIPILTLMVGEAEKRGIENFSIWMTTKLVEPVLRYLLDAGEVHLDGFLLPGHVSIVLGEESYQYLVDEYQISGVITGFETAELLSGIYKSIDLALKGETAIINNHPSIVSKTGNQVIQQWMDQYLIKCDEAWRGIGVIPNSGLDLKPEYDKYNAKKRFTVEVGEPRKTKCRCGEVIRGLITPNECPLFGKACNPMKPIGPCMVSAEGSCAAFYQYMRESF